A stretch of DNA from Pseudoalteromonas ruthenica:
TCTAATACTCATAGTTGTATTGCGCTAGGTAATAATGATTAACTTTAGTTTCAATAGCCTAAACTCGCCACGTTTTTATAAACCTTAAACGTAACGGTTTTTATCAAGGGGGTGTAGTCCGCTTGGTATTTAAAGGTATAATGGCTGCTTTAGTCAGTTGGAGGTTGGAAATGCAAAAGTATGACGAGTTATTAATTGCCCTGCGTAAGGTCATCCGCGCCATTGATCTGCACTCCAAACAACTGAACAAAACGTCCGGCCTCACTGGCCCACAGCTGCTAATTATGCATGAAGTGGCACAAACCGACGGCATCACGGCCAGCCGCATTGCCCAAAATGTGAATCTTAGCCCGGCAACAGTCACCAATATTTTAGATAGGCTAGAGAGTCGAGCGCTGGTAAGCCGCGTGCGCAGCCAACTTGATAAACGCCGAGTGAGCTTATATTTAACCGAGCAAGGCAAAGCGCTGCTTGATCAGGCACCACAACCACTTCAAGATCACTTTATCGAGAAGTTCAGCAGTCTCTCTGAATGGGAACAAACTCTGCTACTTTCGTCGATGCAGCGCATCGCCGCAATGATGGACGCAGATAACATAGATGCCTCTCCGCTACTGGAAGTGGGTGCAATTACCCGTCAGGTTGACCCTGGAAAATCAGAATAACTCTAATATTAGTAAACACTTACACATTTCCCCAAAACGGTTCCTCTTGCTACACTAAAGCACGGTTTGGTATAGAGGGGTCGTATCTAGGATGATCCCTTAACGCCACTGGCCAGTATTTAATCTGGTTAATCAACTTCGAAAAATTCAAATACTTAGTCTAGGCTAAGTGATTATGGCAACAACATAGGGCAATTATGACTACGTTCAAGAAGACCGCATTGGCTCTTGCCATTACCTGTGTTTCTGGCACCGCAATGGCGAACCCAGAAATGGAGGCAATGAAGGAGCAACTGGCACAGTTGCAAAAGCAAATGCAGCAGTTGCAGAAAAAGCTTGATGCCGCTGAGCAAAGTGCAGAGCAACAAGCACAGCAGCAAGAAGAGATTAATACCCGTATTGCTCAACAAGAACAGCAACTTGAGCAAACAGTGGCGATGGAAAAGAGCGCCGAGAAAGAAGATGGCATTCATGTAGGTGGTGCAGTACGTACCAACTTCAGCCATACCTCTTACGATGATGATAATAAAAATCGTGGCGGCGACTTTGACTTCGATATCTTCCGGTTAAATTTCTCTGGCGATATTGGTGATGTCGAGCTCAACGCTGAGATTCGCTTCTTCGACTACATGACGGCCGTGAAATATGCCTATGTTGGCTACGATTTCGCAGAAGACTGGCAAGTGCAGGCCGGTATTACCAAAGTGCCTTTTGGTAATTGGCCGTACAACTCACACAACTGGTTCTTCGGCACCACTTACTACATTGGTTTAGAAGATGACCATGACATGGGTGTGCTATTTAAGCGTAAAGTAGCCGATAACTGGCAGCTCGATCTTGGCTTTTTCAAAAATGATGAGCTAGGTGGCGTTGATGGTTACGTCGATAATCGCAGTGATCGTTACTCTTATGATGTTGTTGGCTTTAGAAATGTGGGTGATGGTATCTACGCAGAGCCAACCAACCCGATTGGTGAATACAATACCTTTTCAGGTCGTTACGCTTACCACTTAGAGCATGAAGGTGGCAAAACTGAGATTGGTGTTTCTGGCTTAGCCGGTGGCCTGCATGATGGTAATGACCGTGCCGGAGATTACCAAGCGTGGGCTGTACACGTAAATAGCAACATCGGCCCTTGGAACTTCCAGTTGCAACATGGTGACTACAACTACGATATCGACAACGTCGATCGCATGGCGGTAGGTGCTTACTCCTTCTATGACAGTATTGCCGCAGAAGCCACAATGACCAACGCCAACATTGCCTACAGCCTCCCTGTTGAGTGGGGTCCGGTAACCAATCTGCAGTTTTACAATGACTACGGCATCATCTACGACAAGTCTGACAACAGCGAAGACACGTGGATGAACGTAACCGGCGTTTCTGTTGCCGCAGGCGGGTTATTCACCTACTTTGACTTAGTACATGCTAAGAATCAGCCATTTGTAGGGGGTTCTATTGCTGGTGACAGCGATGAAACAGAACGCCGCTTCAATATCAATATTGGTTATTACTTTTAAGTAGTGAGTTATTTGAAAAAGGGCCTAGTGGCCCTTTTTTATTGCCCTGTGCGACCCGATTTACCGTTATTTTATTTCACCGCACCTTAGATGGGTGTGAAGTCAGATATAACTAAAGCTTATTTGAATAAACGTTCAAATAAGCCTAGTCTACTTCCTACACACCAAAAGGAGATAGCGATGAAAGAATTTACTTTACATACCCCAGAGACCGCGCCACAAAGTAGCAAACCCTTACTAGAGAAGTCACAACAAGCTTTTGGTAGTATTCCTAATTTGCACGCAGTCATGGCCGAATCGCCACAGCTTTTACACGGATACCAAGTATTGCATGAAGCCTTTTTAAACAGCTCATTCAATAATGCCGAAAAAACAGTGGTATGGCAGAGTATTAACGTTGAACACGAATGCCATTACTGTGTCCCTGCGCACTCAGCGATTGCCAAATCAATGAAGGTAGATGACGACCTTAATCAGGCTTTGCGTGACCAGGCGCCATTAGGTGACGACAAGCTAGAAGTACTGCGTGATACCACGCTCGAAATTGTGCGTCAGCGTGGTCACTTGAGCGATGAACAAAGTAAGACCTTTTTCGCTGCCGGCTATAGTCAGCAGAATTTATTGGATATTATTCTTGCTCTCAGCCAAAAAGTGATGAGTAACTACGTAAATCACCTCGCCGACACACCACTGGACGATGCCTTTAAACCTTTTGCCTAACACCATAAAAAGGGCTGCGCTTGCAGCCCTATTCGGTTTCTATATTTGTGCACCTTGGTGCGCGTCGTCAGCACGCCAACCATAATGTTGCGCCAATTGTGCAGCCTGTTGAGGCACATCGGTTGCTACAAACTGCTGATGCAATACCTGAACGCCAATCATGTGATTAATCACCGCATCCAACTGCACCTTCAATGCATCATCAGTGTCAGGGGCATCGTGAAGGGCAAATAAATCCGCCACAGCTTGCGGGTCTAACAGGCCTGATTGTGCTAATGCCTCGTCGCTTAGGTACTTGTCAGCTAACTGCTTCATCGCTTGCCACTTTTTCTCATCGGTGTGAGCGGGCGGCGCCATAAAAGCAAACTTTTCCCGTTTGTATAAGGTCTCCGGCAGTAACCCTTTCATTGCCTCACGTAACACGTATTTTTCTTTGTTGTCTTTAATACGCAGATGAGGAGGGATGTTAAAAGCAAACTCAGCAAGGTGATGATCTAAGAACGCTGGCCGCGCTTCCATCGAGTTAGCCATATCGACTCTGTCACCACCCCAAGTGAGAATCTGCCCTTCGAGCATGGTTTTAATCCATACATACTGCGCCTTATCGAGAGGGTGACGCCCTGCTAACATATCGTTGTCAAAGGTGTCCGCAATGGCTTTGCCAGCATCATAATCAGCTAAGGCTATTTTATATTGCTCAGCCACCAACCCATCGGCAAACTCACCACAAGCCAGCCAAGGTTGTAAACAACTGGGGGTAAAACCAACTAGGCTTTCCAAGGCCTCATTACGACACTCATTGCGCGAGAGCATCGCGCCCTTAAAGAGCTTATTGGTTTTTTGTAACATGCTCTGCCACTTTGCGCGCTCATCGGCATCCACTTCATCCATACCATAAAGGAACAAGTCGTTACGGAACGAAGGGTAGCCAGCAAAGAGCTCATCGGACCCTTCTCCAGTCATCACCACTTTATAGTTTACGTCGTTCACCTGCTGGCTCATGAGGTATTTTGCCACACCTAAGGTGTTGTAAATGGTGCGCTCGGTATGCCATAAGGTGCGCTCAAAATGACTGTAAAGCTCATCACCGCTTAGTGACATGATATGATGATCGGCCTGCGTGGCTTCGGCCATTTCTTTTGCTATGGGGGTTTCATCATAATCGTCGCTATCAAAGCCGATGGTGAATGCCTTGATAGGTTGCTGACTCGCCGCCGAAGAGAGCCCGAGAATCGCGCAAGAATCAATGCCACCCGACAGGTAACAGCCAACTGGCACATCTGCTGTTAAACGCAGCTGCACCGCTTCTAGTAACTTTTCGCGGACTCCTTGTATATACAACTGTTCATCGGCGTCATTTTGGTGCTCCTCAGCGCGGGGAAAGTTAACGTCCCAATAGCGGTTATCCGTTATTTGCCACTGCCCATTTTGCCGTTTAAAACTGACAACATGGCCCGGCTTGACTTGGTGTACGTCAGCGAATGCCGTGCTCCCCGGCACCATCACTTGAATAAGCTGATGATAGAGCCCAGCACTGGAAAACTGTCGCTTAACCTTGGGGTGCGCAAACAGCACTTTTAGCTCTGAGCCAAACACCACTTCGTCTTGTGTTTGCGTGTAATACAGGGGCTTTATCCCGAAGCGGTCACGCACCAAATGCAGTGTGTCTTCTTTGTTGTCATACAGTGCAAAAGCAAACTCCCCACGCAGTTGCTCCAGCATCGCTTGCATCCCTTGGCGCTGATAAAGATGGAGCACAATTTCTGAGTCACTTTTCGATTGGAAACGAGCGCCTTGAGCCACTAAGTCGGCACGAATTCGGGCATAATCATAGAACTCGCCGTTGTGTGTAAGCATCAGTTGCTCATCACTGTTCATAAAAGGCTGTCGTGCTCGTTGCTCATTCAGGTCAATAATAGAAAGGCGGGCATGACTAAAGCCGATGCCTTTACCCTCAATACGACGGTAGCCGAAACCATCGGGGCCGCGATGGTGTTGGATAGCCGCCATATTGACAAGCAGCTGTGGATCAATGGATTGAGTTGGATCGAGATTAAATACTCCCGCTATACCGCACATGTAAAATCCTTACTAAATTAAACCGCTAGCTAAATGACATCCATCACTGTATCGGCTCGCTGCACCATACAAGTGAGAAGTGCCATGCGTAAAAATACTGCGCCTCGCGCTTGGGAGAAATACCAATTATGAGGCGTATCATCTAAACAGGTGGAGAGCTCTTCACCTCGAGCTAAAGGGTGCAAGATGATGGCGTCTTTTTTCAGCTGAGATTTGCAATTGAGGCCATATTTTTTGCCATAGGTTTCAAAACTATCGCCTACCCAAGCAATGGCATTGATGTACACCACATCTAGCTGCGGCAGAACCTCATCCATCTCCTTGCTGGTACGAATATGGATGCCGGCATCGATGAGTTGCTGTTTTTGGCCAGAGTCGAATATGGTGTCTTCATCTTGGTCGTTGAGTAATACTATTTCATCGACAATCTCGGGGAAATGCACAAACATTTTAAGCAGACTACGCACCGTGCGCATTTGATTCGGAACGCCAACAATGCCGATTTTTAGCTGGCGAAAATCCTCATGCTCTGGATTAAGTAGCGCTGGGCACCATTTGAAAATAGTGTATAGGTCGGACATTGCTTGTGTTGGGTGTTCATCAATACCGTTACCCGCATTAATAATAGGAATACGCAGCGGCCCAACCATCTCCGCTATAGACTCATTGGCATTGTCTCGCAGTACCACACAGTCGCCGTAGTTATTAAACATCTCTGCGACATCGGCAAGAGACTCTCCTTTGGCAATCCCTGTAGAGGAGCGATCGGTAATTGACATGATATCGCCACCTAGGCGATGCCAGGCACTTTCGAATGATAGCCGCGTACGCGTACTTGGTTCATAAAAAGCACTGATGAGAATCTTCCCTTGCAGCGGCGAGCGATAGCGTGCAGGGTTACTTTCATACTTCGCAGCCAGACGAAATAGCTGCACCAAAATATCGCGGTTCAACTGATCAGCACTGATGATATGCTGATTTTCGACTTGATGGAGTAAGTCTCCATCCTCTTCAATTGCTCGTAATAACGCCTTCGGATGAGCATCACCGTAAACATCAGGGCGAGCTCTATCAAAAGCGGCTTTTCAATGGCGAGGGCACTTACCATAATTTTCCCTTAATATGATCGCGAACAAATAAGGTCACGAGTAAAATAGGACACAACAACGCCAGCACCAGAGCGGCGTATATCAACAGAGAAAACAAACTGCTAGAGATCATGATTGTCCTCCGTTGGTGTCTTTAGTTGCTGCCAATTAAAGGGCGTGTTATTCAGCTTGCATGCAATGATGCAAACCACCAAGGACACGGCACAGGAAATTAATGCCGCGACGTAAAAACCAATTGCAAAGTAACCAATCAACCCACTTATTGTGCCCAAGAGCATGGCCAAACCAGCACTTTTACCAATTAAGCGGCGGTAATATAAGCCAAGTACGATGGGCCAAATGGTGCTTGCAACGAACGCACCGGCAAAATTAAGTAAGGCACCCAGAGTCGCTAGTTTGGGCAGGCACAATACCCATGTAGCGACCCCCAGAATGACAATAACTCGCTTGCCGATACGCATTAACGTTTCAGAGTCAGCATCAGGATTAATATGCTTGTTATAAATATCCTGAGTAATAAGGTCAGAGGTGGCTGCTAAAAGTGAATCAAGACTCGAGGCAAGCGCGGAGAAAACAATGATAAACAGTAAAATAGCGCCCCCATAACCAAGCACATTTGCCGCCACCATGGGGCCGACCATATCCGCACTGGGAGGGAAAATACCTAAGGTTGGCGCGGCAAGGGCAATAAACCCTGTCACTATGGGTATCGGTAACCATAATAATCCGGCGGTGAAGTACGCTTTTTTAGCGGTATCAACACGAAAGGCGAAAGCCCGTGACCACCATACGTTAGAGTGAAAGATCTCTCCTAAGCCAAAAAAGATGTTGTTAAACAAAAACAGTAATGCCGCAGGAAACAATAAATCCAACAGCATGGGATGCTCTGCGGCGAGGTTCTGATGCACCGTTTCCAAGCTGTAGTTATCGATCACCACACCAGCCACAATGATCACGCCAATCACGATAATCAGCGCTTGAATAAAATCGGTAGCGATCACCGCGCGCATCCCACCGAATAAGGTGTATAGCACGCACATGGTGAGGATTACAGTCATCCCCAAGTGATAATCTAGGCCACTGAGTGATTCCAGCAAAATCCCCCCTGCCATGCCTAAACTGACTAGCCAGCTAAAGGCGTAAACCAAGGAAATAATGAGAAATATGCGCCAACTAAAGCGACCAAAGCGTAAGCGAATAAAGTCGCCACTGGTAAACCCTGTGGGCAACAGCCGCTTAATGCGTTGACTAAGCGGAGCAAATAACAGCAGCCCTAACGCGGCAAAGGAGTAACCTACCATCCCCCAAATACCAAATTGGTACGTCAATTGTGGTGCCACCAAGGTGGTATTACTGGTGACCCAGGTTGCCATCGCGGTGGCGGTTGCAAAGGCAAAGCCAACATTACGTCCTGCCAAAGCAAAGTCTTCATGGGATTTAATATGACGTCCAAGCCACCAGCCGAAAACAACCCAAACGATAGCAAAAATAGCGGTGATAATGAGCGCAGTTTGCGTATCTAACATGCTACTTCCTAAGAATCCGGCGCTCGGTTATCGGCTACATAGCCCCGCATTAGCACCACGAACAAAGCGATGAAAAGCACCAAGCCAAGCGTAAATAGCGGCCAAACCAAAGCCATACTGTGGTGCTGCACAACAACAGTGGCGCTGTCACTGAGTGCTTGACCCTCTGCAACTAAATTAACGGTGTAATGACCCTCTGCCAAACCACTAATAGTGACAGCTTGCTGGCCGTTGACTGCAGCTTCTATGGGAAACAGGTGGGAATCAGATTCAATATGCAAGTGCGCATTGGCTAATATAGAGGTGAGTTCTTGCTCACTAAGGGCCAAGGACGGTGCAGCACGCAACTTTACATCAAAATAGCCGGCGCTGACGTTCTGCTCTGCGGGTTCAATAACAATAGGACGCTGACTCTGCGCACCAGCCACACCCCATCCCATTGCAAGCGCAAAGATGGTGAAGCTTACCAATACACACTGACTTAGTAATTTCATACTGCCGCAGGCGTCCCTAATGCGTAAAAATTAACCCTAACACTCAAATTTTTTGAATTCAAACTAAGCATTTAATTAAAAAAGTTTAGTGAAATAAGCCTAGTACACCTTTATGCAATTGCTGTTAACCCACTTTTTTATTTGAGTTATTAGCAATCTTTGTGACTTTTTTATCGCCTTTACGCGTCGCTTTGACTAACCCAGAAACTGGTTGCTTGGGTGGCAACGCAGGCCAGCAACAAGTTGGCTCCGGCCTCTACGTCATGCCAATGCGACCACTCATCAGGGGCATGGCTTATGCCATTGACCGAAGGGATAAATATCAGCCCAGTTTCTGTGAGACTGGTAAAAAACTGACAATCATGGCCTGCACCACTGGGCATACGTTGATAGTTCAGCCCCAGCTGCTGCGCTTGCTCGGCAATAAAGTCTGTTAACACAGGGCTGCAATGCTGCGGTGCTAACCAACTTACCTGCTCGTATTCAAACATTAATTGATGGCGTCGAGCGATAGCAGAAAGGGCTTTACGGCAGGCTTGGCTCAACGCCTCCATGATATGTTGGTCCATATCACGAACCACTAAGGTGAAATCCACCTCACCGGCAATAGTGTGGGCAAACCCGGGCTTTAACTCAGCTTTGCCTACGGTAATACGGCTGTACTCAGTGCCATCTTCATCAATAATACGGTTTATTTCATGGGCAAAATCTGCCAGCCCCATAAACGCATCAGAACGCATTTCCATCGGCGCGGTGCCCGCATGGTCGGCCTTACCCACCAGCTTCACAATCCACTTAAATACACCAGAAATGCCATCAACAACGCCAATTTGTATACCGGTTTGGTCAAGTACAGGGCCTTGTTCGATATGCAGTTCAATAAAGCATTTTAAATCCTCTGGGCTAAACGCTGCGCTCAGCGCTTGCATAGGATCAAGGCCGCAACTTTTCATAGCGTCACTAAGTAGGTAGCCGTCTGCATCATGCATAGTGAGAATATCGTGCGGGGTTAATTTGCCCGTCAGTGCTTGCGCACCAAACATCCCGCCAAAGCGCCCTTCTTCTTCTGCAGTGGCGACTACCCGCACAGGGTGCTTCAAGGCAACGTCATGGTGTTTCAATACCCGCAAACATTCG
This window harbors:
- the asnB gene encoding asparagine synthase (glutamine-hydrolyzing) is translated as MCGIAGVFNLDPTQSIDPQLLVNMAAIQHHRGPDGFGYRRIEGKGIGFSHARLSIIDLNEQRARQPFMNSDEQLMLTHNGEFYDYARIRADLVAQGARFQSKSDSEIVLHLYQRQGMQAMLEQLRGEFAFALYDNKEDTLHLVRDRFGIKPLYYTQTQDEVVFGSELKVLFAHPKVKRQFSSAGLYHQLIQVMVPGSTAFADVHQVKPGHVVSFKRQNGQWQITDNRYWDVNFPRAEEHQNDADEQLYIQGVREKLLEAVQLRLTADVPVGCYLSGGIDSCAILGLSSAASQQPIKAFTIGFDSDDYDETPIAKEMAEATQADHHIMSLSGDELYSHFERTLWHTERTIYNTLGVAKYLMSQQVNDVNYKVVMTGEGSDELFAGYPSFRNDLFLYGMDEVDADERAKWQSMLQKTNKLFKGAMLSRNECRNEALESLVGFTPSCLQPWLACGEFADGLVAEQYKIALADYDAGKAIADTFDNDMLAGRHPLDKAQYVWIKTMLEGQILTWGGDRVDMANSMEARPAFLDHHLAEFAFNIPPHLRIKDNKEKYVLREAMKGLLPETLYKREKFAFMAPPAHTDEKKWQAMKQLADKYLSDEALAQSGLLDPQAVADLFALHDAPDTDDALKVQLDAVINHMIGVQVLHQQFVATDVPQQAAQLAQHYGWRADDAHQGAQI
- a CDS encoding carboxymuconolactone decarboxylase family protein: MKEFTLHTPETAPQSSKPLLEKSQQAFGSIPNLHAVMAESPQLLHGYQVLHEAFLNSSFNNAEKTVVWQSINVEHECHYCVPAHSAIAKSMKVDDDLNQALRDQAPLGDDKLEVLRDTTLEIVRQRGHLSDEQSKTFFAAGYSQQNLLDIILALSQKVMSNYVNHLADTPLDDAFKPFA
- a CDS encoding porin, with product MTTFKKTALALAITCVSGTAMANPEMEAMKEQLAQLQKQMQQLQKKLDAAEQSAEQQAQQQEEINTRIAQQEQQLEQTVAMEKSAEKEDGIHVGGAVRTNFSHTSYDDDNKNRGGDFDFDIFRLNFSGDIGDVELNAEIRFFDYMTAVKYAYVGYDFAEDWQVQAGITKVPFGNWPYNSHNWFFGTTYYIGLEDDHDMGVLFKRKVADNWQLDLGFFKNDELGGVDGYVDNRSDRYSYDVVGFRNVGDGIYAEPTNPIGEYNTFSGRYAYHLEHEGGKTEIGVSGLAGGLHDGNDRAGDYQAWAVHVNSNIGPWNFQLQHGDYNYDIDNVDRMAVGAYSFYDSIAAEATMTNANIAYSLPVEWGPVTNLQFYNDYGIIYDKSDNSEDTWMNVTGVSVAAGGLFTYFDLVHAKNQPFVGGSIAGDSDETERRFNINIGYYF
- a CDS encoding MarR family winged helix-turn-helix transcriptional regulator, with amino-acid sequence MQKYDELLIALRKVIRAIDLHSKQLNKTSGLTGPQLLIMHEVAQTDGITASRIAQNVNLSPATVTNILDRLESRALVSRVRSQLDKRRVSLYLTEQGKALLDQAPQPLQDHFIEKFSSLSEWEQTLLLSSMQRIAAMMDADNIDASPLLEVGAITRQVDPGKSE
- a CDS encoding aspartate/ornithine carbamoyltransferase family protein, with translation MEEDGDLLHQVENQHIISADQLNRDILVQLFRLAAKYESNPARYRSPLQGKILISAFYEPSTRTRLSFESAWHRLGGDIMSITDRSSTGIAKGESLADVAEMFNNYGDCVVLRDNANESIAEMVGPLRIPIINAGNGIDEHPTQAMSDLYTIFKWCPALLNPEHEDFRQLKIGIVGVPNQMRTVRSLLKMFVHFPEIVDEIVLLNDQDEDTIFDSGQKQQLIDAGIHIRTSKEMDEVLPQLDVVYINAIAWVGDSFETYGKKYGLNCKSQLKKDAIILHPLARGEELSTCLDDTPHNWYFSQARGAVFLRMALLTCMVQRADTVMDVI
- a CDS encoding Zn-dependent hydrolase, with the translated sequence MYNVNIERLKETLFTLSRIGYNEEDKGIYRPGFSAADFEARNWLMDLAQSEGFRTHMDGAGNVHIEYGPENTSAVVVGSHLDSVPAGGMFDGTLGVIAGLECLRVLKHHDVALKHPVRVVATAEEEGRFGGMFGAQALTGKLTPHDILTMHDADGYLLSDAMKSCGLDPMQALSAAFSPEDLKCFIELHIEQGPVLDQTGIQIGVVDGISGVFKWIVKLVGKADHAGTAPMEMRSDAFMGLADFAHEINRIIDEDGTEYSRITVGKAELKPGFAHTIAGEVDFTLVVRDMDQHIMEALSQACRKALSAIARRHQLMFEYEQVSWLAPQHCSPVLTDFIAEQAQQLGLNYQRMPSGAGHDCQFFTSLTETGLIFIPSVNGISHAPDEWSHWHDVEAGANLLLACVATQATSFWVSQSDA
- a CDS encoding sodium:solute symporter family protein; protein product: MLDTQTALIITAIFAIVWVVFGWWLGRHIKSHEDFALAGRNVGFAFATATAMATWVTSNTTLVAPQLTYQFGIWGMVGYSFAALGLLLFAPLSQRIKRLLPTGFTSGDFIRLRFGRFSWRIFLIISLVYAFSWLVSLGMAGGILLESLSGLDYHLGMTVILTMCVLYTLFGGMRAVIATDFIQALIIVIGVIIVAGVVIDNYSLETVHQNLAAEHPMLLDLLFPAALLFLFNNIFFGLGEIFHSNVWWSRAFAFRVDTAKKAYFTAGLLWLPIPIVTGFIALAAPTLGIFPPSADMVGPMVAANVLGYGGAILLFIIVFSALASSLDSLLAATSDLITQDIYNKHINPDADSETLMRIGKRVIVILGVATWVLCLPKLATLGALLNFAGAFVASTIWPIVLGLYYRRLIGKSAGLAMLLGTISGLIGYFAIGFYVAALISCAVSLVVCIIACKLNNTPFNWQQLKTPTEDNHDL